In the genome of Candidatus Electrothrix rattekaaiensis, the window CCGGCATAAGCATATCCAGGACCAACAAGTCAACCGATTGATCAACCGGCTGCTCAGCCAAGAGCTGCAAGGCCTCTTCGCCGCTGGACGCCTTTATGACTTCGTAGCCAAGAACCTTCAGCATGCCACAAGCAAGATCAAGCTGCCGACCATCATCATCCACCACCATGACAGTTCCGGTGCCAACCAACTCTTCAAGACCGGGCTCTACTTCCTGAGTCTGGGGGACTTCTTCGTTGGCCAGAGGAAAAAGGAGAGTAAAGCTCGTTCCCTGCCCCTGTGTACTGTTTACCGTCACTGAGCCGTTGTGATCCAGAGCAGTATTCCAGACCACAGCCAGCCCCAATCCGGTACCGCTGCGCCCCATAGTCTTTTTGGTATAAAAAGGCTCAAAAACTCGTTCCTGATCTTCTTCGGAAATCCCAGGGCCATTATCACGTACACGCAGGACAGCATATTGACCCGGCTGTATCTTATAGGCAGAGTTATTCGAATCCTCAGCAACTTCCTGCCTGCTCGTCGCAATAACAACTTCTCCTTTTCCGTCAATGGCCTCTGCCGCGTTATTTACCAAATTCATAAGACATTTCGCGATATGAATCGGTGAACAGTTGGTGTACAAAGGTTGCGGGTTCAGATCAGCGGACAACATGACCTCGGGATGTAGCTTATGCACTTCCTTTCCTTCTGTCGAAGCAAGATAGTTTTCAACCAGCGTGTTCAGGTCAGCGACCTGCTTAACCACAGCAACCCCTCGTGCCACCGTTAAAAGATCATCAACCACCGCAGCAGCCCGGCCACCGGCTTCTTCAACAGCTTGGGCAAGCTCCTGTAGTTGTTTGTTATCAGGAAGCTGAAATCGTATGAGCTGGGGATAACCGACAATGGATGCCAGGATATTATTCAGATCATGGGCCACGCCTCCTGCCATGAGGCCGATAGCCTCCATCTTTTGGGCCTGATGGAGTTCCTGTTGCAGACGCAGGCTTTCCGTCTGCAGCTGTTCATTGGTGGCGATCTTTTCCTTTAACTGTTGATTGCTGTCAGCAAGGGCTTGTTCTCCAGCCTTCAGAGCCGTAATATCCCAAAAGCTACAGATTGTCATCTCCCCTTTTTCCTTCTCCAGAGAAACCTGAGCAACATAAAGAGAGATAATTTTCGAGGCACCGTCCTTTGCGGTGATCTTCAACTCACGATCCGGTCCCCGGCTCTGAGGATTGGTTCGCGCCTCACAGGTATGACAAAAGGAATCGTCAGCGATCTCCCGAAAAATACATGCCTTCCCCTTAACCTCCTTAGCTGAAAAACCGGTAATTTTTTCAGCTGCCGGATTCCAGGCCATAACCCGATCTTCCTGATCAACGCTAAAAATAGCTGCCGGACTGGTATCAAGAATAGTTTGCAACTCCCTCCGCTGCTCGTCTTCTCTTTTTCCTGTATTCCATTTATCACAAAGAGAAACAGCCACCTGCACAAGCTCCTCTGGATCAAAAGGTTTACGAAAAAAAAGTAGCTTATGAAGCGTTCCGACTGCCCTAGCTATCTCCTCCCGCGAACGATCAGAATAGGCAGTTACAATAACAAGCTCAATATTTGGATCAAATTTTCGAATGCGGGTCGCTGTTTCCATACCATCCCAACCAGGCGGCATACGGATGTCAACAAAAGCGATGGCAAATGGCTGTTTATCATGGATAGCCTGCTTGACCATTTCATAGCCATCCCGACCTTGAGAGGCGTAGGAAAGCTCAAAATCAGGGGTTTCTTCAGGAGAAATCGGGTTTTCCAGAGAGTGCTCTGCCAAGAGCAGCGCATTAAGCTGACTAAGACTGGATCTCTCATCTCGTTTGTTCGGTTGTAAAACGAGCTGATACGACTTCCATATATCTTGATCATCATCAATGATCAATATTCGGTTATTGCCGTTTATCATTTTGAGATATCTCCGTACATTTTTTCATTCCGGGGAGGTGTCAGTCGGTAAGCGTAAGATAAATTCGGAGCCCATACCGGGACCGGCACTGAAGGCATCAATGGAACCGTTGTTGGCAATGAGATAGTTGGCACAGGAATGGAGTCCGAATCCTGAGCCTCTAGCCTTGGTGCTGTAGCCGAAACGAAAAAAGTTTTCCTTTTCTTTCTCCGTAAAGCCGCAGCCATTATCTTTAATCGAGAATACAACATTATACGATTCGTTACTCTCTAAAAAGGTAGACAATATTATTTTTTTATTTTTTGTGTCACTACCGTCAAAGGACTCATAACTGTTTTTAATCAAATTGACGAGGATCTGTAAAAAATGCACCTCTTCAAGTCGCACCGGAAGAACATCCTGAAACGCCAACTCTACGTTTATGTCCCGTTGTTGCAACGACTCCTGAAACATATTCAAAGCATCCTGAGTTACCCGGTTGATATCAAGATGCTGCTGCGCCCCCATAGGAACGCGGGCATACTGCCTTTGCAGACGGATAATATCCTCAATATGGTTATGCTTATCACAGATTCTTTTCAACGCGGTTTCTACTTGTCCGTATTCTTCAGCAATGGATTCTGGAATGAGTTGAATGATCTTTTGCATCCGCTTGCTCCGATCATCGCCAACACAGCCACTGGACGACTCCAGTATATCCCGCAACGAGTGCAGAACCTGCGCCAAGTTATTTCGCAACGGACTGTTTTTCAGGCGGTTAATCAGCATGGCAGCACTGATTTTCGCCGGGGTAATGGCATTGCCGATATTATGGAGCACCCCGACAGCCATTTCAGCCATTCCCGCTTCATGGGCCTGCTGAATCATAATATCTTGAGCTTCCTTGAGCTCTTGGGTTCGCTCATCCACCTTCTTCTCAAGGGATTTATTATAGTCTGCCAAATCTTTTCGGCTGATTCTGAGACTATTTGTCATACTGTTAAATGCGTCTGCTAGGTCGGCAAATTCATTACAAACCAAATCTTTCCTGATCTCATGCTCAAGATCGCCATCATGAACCTGATGCACGCCTCGTCTCAGGACATCAAGGGCACGCAGCAAAGGCCGGGTGAAGAGCACAGTAATGAAAACAGATATTGAGAAAAAAACACCCATCGTGGTGATAAAATATAATTTCATGGCATATATCTGTTTATCCCAGCGGAGATATTCCTCAATCATTTTACTGTTCAAAAAATGCATCGTATAACCGCAACGCAAGACGCCCCAGAGCTTGTCTCCGTTATAAACAGGAAAGACCGCCTCCAAAAGCGATGTTTTTCCAAGAATATCCTTTTCTTCCAAAAAAAATACCTCCAAGACCTGTCCGTCAGAGTATGTCTTCGGAAAATTCGGCCACAGCTGTTCGATATTTCTCCGGGCCATCGCATCCTTCAAGCGTGTACCCAGCTTATTTTTATCAGGATGAGCTAAGACTTTCCGCTCATTATCCATAATCAGGCAATAAACCATTTCCTGGTCATTTTTCTCCACCTCAGCCATCAGATCGGAGAGAAAAGTAAAATCATAACCAGCAGCTGCCTGCCCCACACTTAAACCAATGCTTCGCGCCAACGCAGCACTGCGATTTTTCATACCCTTGCGCATTGCTCCAATATTTTCCTGCAAATGCTCATCACGGAATCCTGCTGTTTTTTCAATAAAAACGACGGTAAGCAAAGGGAAAAGCAGACAGAGCAGTACTGAATTCATAAGAACCAGATACGCACGAAGAGAAATTCTGGGCAACTTCATACCAAATATCTTGGGTTGATGAGGATATTGATGATGCCCGTCGGGACAAACTGAACCCCTTCAGGGATAGAAACGTCAAAAATCCGTTGTCTTATTCTTAGAAACAAAAAATGCCCCGAGAGCCGCTGTGACCAAGCCTTGAAAGGGTGCCAGCCAGAGATTAGATAATTTTATCAGTTCCGGCTGGGAAAACTTTGAAAAGGGACTAAAAAGAATGATAAGAATAACTGTTGCCAAATATGCAATGGAGAGAAATTCAGAAAGACGGAAGAAAAAGCGATCAACAGTGACTGTTTCATCAGAATCTGCCGAGCCGGTTGCGTCGGCAATTAGGGTGCCGATAATCAAAAACAGCGTCGGCACAAAGGTCGGCAGCATCAGACCCCAGGCCTCTTTTACTTCACTGCCGTATTGTCCGTAAATCGTTTGCAGCAGGAGCAGGGCAAAGAGAAAACCTGCACCGGCGAACCAAATGAACACCAGCCTTTTTTGGCTATCAGCAACAAGGATACGCATAACTCTCTCCTCAAAAATCTCTTACAAGACGTACAAGAGTTTTTTCTGTCAGTTATCATTCCTCACCCATCTCTCTCCACCCTTGTTCCTTGTCTTTTCTTCTTTAGCGTTTCCCCTGCTGATCAAGCCTCTTGAACAAAATAATCAGACTCCGTTTCAACAGATTCGTTGCATGGTAGAGATGATCCAGCTCATCATTGGACTCGGAAGGATTGGTATAGAACAATTCGGTTTCAAGTTTGCCAGCAGCTATCGCTTCCGCGCTTCTGGTCAATCGAACCAAACGAATCACCACCGAATGAATAAAAAGAAGATTAACAGCAAAAATAACCAGGACAAAAAACACGGTCCACGGGTTAATCAGGGACCGGATAACCTCTCGGAATCCGACAGCGGGCAGACTAACACTGACAACACCACGTACTTGACCGACCTTATAACCAAAGGCCTTTTTTGAGCCGTATTTGGCAATAACAGTTGGCGGTGCATCCGCAGGATCACCATGGCATTTCAGGCATTCTTGCTGCACCAGAATGGGGCGGGCATAGCGGTATGTTCCGTCCTCATACTGCTCAACAAATTCAAGCAACTTATCAGCTTTAAAGGCCTTGATAGCCGAAGTCTCGAACTTGTCAGGAATATTATCCTCATGCCGGTAGTCGTCACTGGTTACCCGAAAAAGTGCGCGAGTTGAGTCCTTATTGGCAATCATTGACAGCTCCCTTGTGGCCAAGGCAGGATTTTTTCCGTAAAACGCCCCCCCATCAGCAGCATTTTCTCGGGCAAGAAAATCGTGATAACCGGGGACCAGTTTTTGCACCCACACCATACCGGTTTGGGCGACCCAAGTTCGGAAGGCAATAACCTGATCCGCCACAGCACCGGCCTCATGGCGGGCTGTGTAGGTCCTCAAGGAGGACAGAGCGGTCATAAAAGCTCCGGCGGTCAGCAGCATCGTCAAAATAAAAACAGCAAGAAACTTCAGCGGAATGCTTATTTTTCTTCCCATGTATCACCTCGTTGTTTTTCCGTTCATCCTCCTTTCGCTATTTTTATATACAGGTATTCTCAACCGGATGTCTACAAGAACCTTGATAAAAAAAAGAAGTGCAACAGATCTATCCGGCTACCTGACTGAAAAGGGGGAAAATATTATTTTTTCCGGCGCAGATCATGCCGGAATCAGTCTGATGCACACAGGAATTGCCGTAATTCCAATTGGAATTGCTCTGATTCAAATTGACTTTGATCCAATTCCAATTAACTTTGCCTTGATTCACATTGGAATCGGGTCAATGTCAACAGGAATTGCCCTGATTCCAATTGACATCAGGCCGTTTTCGATTGGAATCGCCTTGATTCCGGTTTGAAATGGAGTGATTCAAATTGACATCGTGTCAATTCCAGTTGACTTTGGGGTGATGCAGACGGCTATAATACGCCAGCCCTGTCCTCCTTTATTCTTCAATCTTTATGTCTATAAAATCAATAGTTGCTTCAATATTATTCCACTCATCCTTCGTTTCTCTATAATCTCTTGTATACATATACAAAACCAGAGATGATGCAAAGTCCCATTTCTTTTTCGATTTAAAGAAAAAATTTGAGCGGAGGCGTGATTTTGGTGCAATTCTGTACATTTCATTTTGATCTTCAACGCAATATTGAATGTTACCTTCTTTACACACTTTCATCCCTTTTAAGTCATCAAGAAGAATCTTTTCGCCTTTTTCTCCTGCTATGTAGCCTAGTTTTTCGTTCAGGGATACAAAGAGATTCGTATCCAGCTTATTATAAAAATCAACAACTGCTTCAATGACTTTCTTAGTTTTACTATATTTTATGCTCTTTATAACAGCTTTCATCTCATAGGTTTCTGAAACGGGCCGTGTTTCCAGATCATTTGCAAGAGGATCGGTGTTGGCCATGCCCGTAGACCTGTTGTAGTCAGGGCATATAGATTGAGATTTATTTTTTAATTGTGAATTGACTTCAGGAGTATTGGGAAAACTGGAACTGGCAGTAATAATGATTCTGCTTGTTTCTGTATCAACTAACTTGACCATAACACGGACATTATTATCATCTGCTGTTAATGTTCCAAGCATCAATGCTCCGGCCCCATATTTTTTCCCAAATTCTCTCGCTGTATCTATGTCTACATCTGGAGAACGGTTAAACTCCAGCTCTCTTTGTAAACGGTCTAAAGTAATACGATCAATAAATTCAGCATTTAATTCACTATTCATCAGTGATTCCGTCAACAGCTCCGAATAAGAGTTACCGAGCCCGCTACAACTATTGTCACTATGCCTGAATGATGTAACCCCGATAACAAAACTTCCTTGAGAAACTCTATCTTTATTCTTCAGTATCTTATCAGAAATTTCAGCAATACTGGATTCTATGCCATCAGCAGCAAATGTTGAGTTGAGACATAAAAAGATACTTAAAAAAACCCAACAAGCATTTTTACACATTGTATTCATTTACGTTTCTCCTTATTGCATATATTTAAAGAATCCAGCCAGACATGCACCTTTTCGTCTAATTTGAACGCACTTGGGTGCGGCTCTTTTGAAATAAAAGCAACATATTGATAAATTTTTCATTCTTATGGGTTGACTGTCGATAATTTGCTTGAATTGTGCATGCTGATGCGGTAAAAGAATTACAGTATTTTTTACTCAGCACCTTGGAGAGTCCATATGTACAGCCCCTGTCACCTCGCAGAAAGCAATAAAGAGCATTATCTTCGATCTTTTGAAGCACTTGATAAACTGGCATCCCACATATCCGGCATGGAATTCTCCTCATCCTCCTTCGGAGATGTGGAAGCAGTTATTCAAGAAAAAGGGCAGGAAATTTTACGACTGCTGGCACAGGGGTATCTGTCTCAGCGTTCTGCGGAAGAAGAAAAAAAAGAATTTGTTCTCGGAGAAGACGGCATTCGTCGCAATCATCGCAGAACAGGTTGTACTCGAAAAATTGAATCACGTTTTGGAGAGGTTAAGCTCTCACGAATTGGTTATTGCGGACCGTTTGTCGGCAGCGTTTTTCCTCTGGATGCCGAGTTGAATTTGCCGCCCAACAAGTATTCACACGGTCTGCGGAGTGAAATAGCACATCTGACAGCAGTCGCTTCTTTTGACGAAACATTGGAGCTGCTGGAACGGCAGGGAGGTGGAATACTGCCTAAACGTCAACTTCAGGAAGTATCCGCAGATATCGTTCGTGATTTCAAGGAATTTTACGAACAACCCCTTAACTTATCGTCCGAAAAGGGTAGTATTTTAGTCATCACGGCGGACGGTAAGGGCGTATCAATGCATAATCAGGATCTGCGGCCTGCTGCCAAAAAACAAGCGGAAAAGGAGCAGGATAAGAAAAAAGCCCGACTTCAGCCCGGAGAGAAAAAGGGGCGTAAACGGATGGCGACCGTTGTCTCAGTGTATGAAACATCCCCTTATCAGCGCACTCCTGAACAACTTCTCAATATTGATGGAGAAACCGCACCACCACGTCCCGAGGTTAAAAACAAGCGGGTCTGGGCGGAGATTACTGAAGATATGGGAAACGCCCTTGACCAAGGATTCCAGGAGGCACTTCGACGAGATCCTGAACAAAAAATGGAATGGGTTGTTCTTATCGATGGGCAGACCGATCTGATCAGGCAAGTTGAGGCGCAGGCGGAGAAGCATAATGTGGAGGTAACCGTTATTCAGGATTTTATTCATGTTATCGAATACCTATGGAAATCTGCTCATGCGCTTTACCCCGGCAAAGAGGAAGCTGAAAGGCGAGAAGAGTGGGTTGGGGGACGTACGCTTGAGATCCTGAAAGGAAACGGGCAAAGCGTGGCCAGCGGTTTACGACGTGCCGCTACACGCAGAGGTTTGGATAAAAAAGAACGTATTCCTTCGGATACCGCTGCGAATTATATTGAGAAAAATCAAAAACGACTGAGATATGAAGAAGCCTTGTCAAAGGGATTGCCCATCGCTACCGGTGTGATAGAGGGAGCTTGTCGGCATCTGGTTAAAGATCGCATGGATCTCACTGGTGCCCGTTGGCGGCTCAAATCAGCAGATGCAGTGCTGAAGTTAAGAGCACTGAAAGCCAGCGGAGACATGAAACAATACCTAAGCTTTCATTTTTGGAAGGAGAGGTGCAGAAATTACATCTGGATGCCAAACGATAATGCAGTTCCGGCAACGATATGACCGTTGAGCGAATCGTAGGAAAAGAGCCGCACCCAACGCA includes:
- a CDS encoding ATP-binding protein, whose translation is MKLPRISLRAYLVLMNSVLLCLLFPLLTVVFIEKTAGFRDEHLQENIGAMRKGMKNRSAALARSIGLSVGQAAAGYDFTFLSDLMAEVEKNDQEMVYCLIMDNERKVLAHPDKNKLGTRLKDAMARRNIEQLWPNFPKTYSDGQVLEVFFLEEKDILGKTSLLEAVFPVYNGDKLWGVLRCGYTMHFLNSKMIEEYLRWDKQIYAMKLYFITTMGVFFSISVFITVLFTRPLLRALDVLRRGVHQVHDGDLEHEIRKDLVCNEFADLADAFNSMTNSLRISRKDLADYNKSLEKKVDERTQELKEAQDIMIQQAHEAGMAEMAVGVLHNIGNAITPAKISAAMLINRLKNSPLRNNLAQVLHSLRDILESSSGCVGDDRSKRMQKIIQLIPESIAEEYGQVETALKRICDKHNHIEDIIRLQRQYARVPMGAQQHLDINRVTQDALNMFQESLQQRDINVELAFQDVLPVRLEEVHFLQILVNLIKNSYESFDGSDTKNKKIILSTFLESNESYNVVFSIKDNGCGFTEKEKENFFRFGYSTKARGSGFGLHSCANYLIANNGSIDAFSAGPGMGSEFILRLPTDTSPE
- a CDS encoding DUF3365 domain-containing protein, with translation MGRKISIPLKFLAVFILTMLLTAGAFMTALSSLRTYTARHEAGAVADQVIAFRTWVAQTGMVWVQKLVPGYHDFLARENAADGGAFYGKNPALATRELSMIANKDSTRALFRVTSDDYRHEDNIPDKFETSAIKAFKADKLLEFVEQYEDGTYRYARPILVQQECLKCHGDPADAPPTVIAKYGSKKAFGYKVGQVRGVVSVSLPAVGFREVIRSLINPWTVFFVLVIFAVNLLFIHSVVIRLVRLTRSAEAIAAGKLETELFYTNPSESNDELDHLYHATNLLKRSLIILFKRLDQQGKR
- a CDS encoding response regulator → MINGNNRILIIDDDQDIWKSYQLVLQPNKRDERSSLSQLNALLLAEHSLENPISPEETPDFELSYASQGRDGYEMVKQAIHDKQPFAIAFVDIRMPPGWDGMETATRIRKFDPNIELVIVTAYSDRSREEIARAVGTLHKLLFFRKPFDPEELVQVAVSLCDKWNTGKREDEQRRELQTILDTSPAAIFSVDQEDRVMAWNPAAEKITGFSAKEVKGKACIFREIADDSFCHTCEARTNPQSRGPDRELKITAKDGASKIISLYVAQVSLEKEKGEMTICSFWDITALKAGEQALADSNQQLKEKIATNEQLQTESLRLQQELHQAQKMEAIGLMAGGVAHDLNNILASIVGYPQLIRFQLPDNKQLQELAQAVEEAGGRAAAVVDDLLTVARGVAVVKQVADLNTLVENYLASTEGKEVHKLHPEVMLSADLNPQPLYTNCSPIHIAKCLMNLVNNAAEAIDGKGEVVIATSRQEVAEDSNNSAYKIQPGQYAVLRVRDNGPGISEEDQERVFEPFYTKKTMGRSGTGLGLAVVWNTALDHNGSVTVNSTQGQGTSFTLLFPLANEEVPQTQEVEPGLEELVGTGTVMVVDDDGRQLDLACGMLKVLGYEVIKASSGEEALQLLAEQPVDQSVDLLVLDMLMPGMNGRRTYEEAKKFYPVLKAIISSGFAVDKEVQKALELGAGNFIKKPYTLKQLGLAVRNELKTRV
- a CDS encoding FlgO family outer membrane protein is translated as MNTMCKNACWVFLSIFLCLNSTFAADGIESSIAEISDKILKNKDRVSQGSFVIGVTSFRHSDNSCSGLGNSYSELLTESLMNSELNAEFIDRITLDRLQRELEFNRSPDVDIDTAREFGKKYGAGALMLGTLTADDNNVRVMVKLVDTETSRIIITASSSFPNTPEVNSQLKNKSQSICPDYNRSTGMANTDPLANDLETRPVSETYEMKAVIKSIKYSKTKKVIEAVVDFYNKLDTNLFVSLNEKLGYIAGEKGEKILLDDLKGMKVCKEGNIQYCVEDQNEMYRIAPKSRLRSNFFFKSKKKWDFASSLVLYMYTRDYRETKDEWNNIEATIDFIDIKIEE
- a CDS encoding ISKra4 family transposase; the encoded protein is MYSPCHLAESNKEHYLRSFEALDKLASHISGMEFSSSSFGDVEAVIQEKGQEILRLLAQGYLSQRSAEEEKKEFVLGEDGIRRNHRRTGCTRKIESRFGEVKLSRIGYCGPFVGSVFPLDAELNLPPNKYSHGLRSEIAHLTAVASFDETLELLERQGGGILPKRQLQEVSADIVRDFKEFYEQPLNLSSEKGSILVITADGKGVSMHNQDLRPAAKKQAEKEQDKKKARLQPGEKKGRKRMATVVSVYETSPYQRTPEQLLNIDGETAPPRPEVKNKRVWAEITEDMGNALDQGFQEALRRDPEQKMEWVVLIDGQTDLIRQVEAQAEKHNVEVTVIQDFIHVIEYLWKSAHALYPGKEEAERREEWVGGRTLEILKGNGQSVASGLRRAATRRGLDKKERIPSDTAANYIEKNQKRLRYEEALSKGLPIATGVIEGACRHLVKDRMDLTGARWRLKSADAVLKLRALKASGDMKQYLSFHFWKERCRNYIWMPNDNAVPATI